In Arvicola amphibius chromosome 1, mArvAmp1.2, whole genome shotgun sequence, one DNA window encodes the following:
- the Ptprs gene encoding receptor-type tyrosine-protein phosphatase S isoform X2, which produces MAPTWSPSVASVVGPVGLFLILLTRGCTAEEPPRFIKEPKDQIGVSGGVASFVCQATGDPKPRVTWNKKGKKVNSQRFETIDFDESSGAVLRIQPLRTPRDENVYECVAQNSVGEITVHAKLTVLREDQLPPGFPNIDMGPQLKVVERTRTATMLCAASGNPDPEITWFKDFLPVDPSASNGRIKQLRSGALQIESSEETDQGKYECVATNSAGVRYSSPANLYVRVRRVAPRFSILPMSHEIMPGGNVNITCVAVGSPMPYVKWMQGAEDLTPEDDMPVGRNVLELTDVKDSANYTCVAMSSLGVIEAVAQITVKSLPKAPGTPVVTENTATSITVTWDSGNPDPVSYYVIEYKSKSQDGPYQIKEDITTTRYSIGGLSPNSEYEIWVSAVNSIGQGPPSESVVTRTGEQAPASAPRNVQARMLSATTMIVQWEEPVEPNGLIRGYRVYYTMEPEHPVGNWQKHNVDDSLLTTVGSLLEDETYTVRVLAFTSVGDGPLSDPIQVKTQQGVPGQPMNLRAEAKSETSIGLSWSAPRQESVIKYELLFREGDRGREVGRTFDPTTAFVVEDLKPNTEYAFRLAARSPQGLGAFTAVVRQRTLQAKPSAPPQDVKCTSLRSTAILILLEALEKWTEYRVTAVAYTEVGPGPESSPVVVRTDEDVPSAPPRKVEAEALNATAIRVLWRSPTPGRQHGQIRGYQVHYVRMEGAEARGPPRIKDIMLADAQEMVITNLQPETAYSITVAAYTMKGDGARSKPKVVVTKGAVLGRPTLSVQQTPEGSLLARWEPPADVAEDPVLGYRLQFGREDAAPATLELAAWERRFAAPAHKGATYVFRLAARGRAGLGEEAAAALSIPEDAPRGFPQILGAAGNASAGSVLLRWLPPVPAERNGAIVKYTVSVREAGAPGPATETELTAAAEPGAETALTLQGLRPETAYELRVRAHTRRGPGPFSPPLRYSLARDPVSPKNFKVKMIMKTSVLLSWEFPDNYNSPTPYKIQYNGLTLDVDGRTTKKLITHLKPHTFYNFVLTNRGSSLGGLQQTVTARTAFNMLSGKPSVAPKPDNDGFIVVYLPDGQSPVTVQNYFIVMVPLRKTRGGQFPILMGSPEDMDLEELIQDISRLQRRSLRHSRQLEVPRPYIAARFSILPAVFHPGNQKQYGGFDNRGLEPGHRYVLFVLAVLQKNEPTFAASPFSDPFQLDNPDPQPIVDGEEGLIWVIGPVLAVVFIICIVIAILLYKNKPDSKRKDSEPRTKCLLNNADLTPHHPKDPVEMRRINFQTPGMLSHPPIPIADMAEHMERLKANDSLKLSQEYESIDPGQQFTWEHSNLEANKPKNRYANVIAYDHSRVILQPLEGIMGSDYINANYVDGYRRQNAYIATQGPLPETFGDFWRMVWEQRSATVVMMTRLEEKSRIKCDQYWPNRGTETYGFIQVTLLDTMELATFCVRTFSLHKNGSSEKREVRHFQFTAWPDHGVPEYPTPFLAFLRRVKTCNPPDAGPIVVHCSAGVGRTGCFIVIDAMLERIKTEKTVDVYGHVTLMRSQRNYMVQTEDQYSFIHEALLEAVGCGNTEVPARSLYTYIQKLAQVEPGEHVTGMELEFKRLASSKAHTSRFVTASLPCNKFKNRLVNILPYESSRVCLQPIRGVEGSDYINASFIDGYRQQKAYIATQGPLAETTEDFWRALWENNSTIVVMLTKLREMGREKCHQYWPAERSARYQYFVVDPMAEYNMPQYILREFKVTDARDGQSRTVRQFQFTDWPEQGAPKSGEGFIDFIGQVHKTKEQFGQDGPISVHCSAGVGRTGVFITLSIVLERMRYEGVVDIFQTVKVLRTQRPAMVQTEDEYQFCFQAALEYLGSFDHYAT; this is translated from the exons ATGGCGCCCACCTGGAGTCCCAGCGTGGCGTCTGTGGTGGGTCCCGTGGGGCTCTTCCTCATACTGCTGACCAGAGGATGCACCGCTGAAG AGCCACCCAGGTTTATCAAAGAGCCCAAGGACCAGATCGGTGTGTCGGGAGGTGTGGCCTCCTTCGTGTGCCAGGCCACAGGCGACCCTAAGCCACGGGTGACTTGGAACAAGAAGGGCAAGAAAGTGAACTCACAGCGCTTTGAG ACCATCGACTTTGACGAGAGCTCTGGGGCAGTGCTGAGGATCCAGCCGCTGCGGACACCCCGAGATGAGAACGTGTACGAGTGTGTGGCCCAGAACTCGGTGGGGGAAATCACAGTTCACGCGAAGCTGACTGTTCTCCGAG AGGACCAGCTGCCCCCTGGCTTCCCCAACATTGACATGGGTCCCCAGCTGAAAGTTGTGGAGCGCACGCGCACAGCCACCATGCTCTGTGCCGCCAGCGGGAACCCTGACCCCGAGATCACCTGGTTCAAGGACTTCCTGCCCGTGGACCCCAGTGCCAGCAATGGGCGCATCAAGCAGCTTCGATCAG GTGCCCTGCAGATCGAGAGCAGCGAGGAGACCGACCAGGGCAAGTACGAGTGCGTGGCCACCAACAGCGCCGGCGTTCGCTACTCATCACCCGCCAACCTCTACGTGCGAG TCCGCCGTGTGGCCCCCCGCTTCTCCATCCTGCCCATGAGCCACGAGATTATGCCCGGTGGGAACGTGAATATCACTTGTGTGGCCGTGGGCTCACCCATGCCCTACGTGAAGTGGATGCAGGGGGCCGAAGACCTGACGCCCGAGGATGACATGCCCGTGGGTCGgaatgttctagaactcactgatGTCAAGGACTCAGCCAACTACACGTGTGTGGCCATGTCCAGCCTTGGTGTGATTGAGGCTGTGGCTCAGATCACTGTGAAGT CTCTCCCCAAAGCCCCTGGGACTCCTGTGGTGACGGAGAACACCGCCACCAGTATCACCGTCACATGGGACTCAGGCAACCCCGATCCAGTGTCCTACTACGTGATTGAGTATAAGTCCAAAAGCCAGGATGGGCCGTATCAGATCAAAGAGGACATCACCACCACACGCTATAGCATCGGGGGCCTGAGCCCCAATTCCGAGTATGAGATCTGGGTGTCAGCTGTTAACTCCATCGGCCAGGGTCCCCCCAGCGAGTCAGTGGTGACCCGCACAGGCGAGCAGGCACCGGCCAGTGCGCCCAGGAATGTGCAGGCACGCATGCTCAGCGCGACCACCATGATAGTGCAGTGGGAGGAGCCGGTGGAGCCCAATGGCCTGATCCGCGGCTACCGCGTCTACTACACCATGGAACCCGAACACCCAGTGGGCAACTGGCAAAAGCACAATGTGGATGACAGCCTGCTGACCACCGTGGGCAGCCTGCTGGAGGACGAGACCTACACCGTGCGCGTGCTGGCCTTCACCTCGGTGGGCGACGGGCCGCTGTCAGACCCCATCCAGGTCAAGACGCAGCAGGGAG TGCCTGGCCAGCCCATGAACCTACGGGCAGAGGCCAAGTCTGAGACTAGCATTGGGCTCTCGTGGAGCGCGCCGAGGCAGGAGAGTGTCATTAAGTATGAACTGCTCTTCCGTGAGGGCGACCGAGGCCGAGAG GTGGGGCGCACCTTCGACCCAACCACGGCGTTTGTGGTGGAGGACCTCAAGCCCAACACGGAGTATGCTTTCCGGCTGGCGGCGCGCTCGCCGCAGGGCCTGGGCGCCTTCACCGCGGTCGTGCGCCAGCGCACGCTGCAGGCCA AACCGTCAGCCCCCCCTCAAGACGTTAAGTGCACCAGCTTGCGCTCCACGGCCATATTG ATCCTTCTGGAAGCTTTGGAGAAATGGACGGAGTACCGTGTCACCGCAGTGGCTTACACAGAGGTGGGACCAGGGCCCGAGAGCTCGCCCGTGGTCGTCCGCACCGACGAAGACG TGCCCAGCGCGCCCCCGCGGAAGGTGGAGGCGGAGGCGCTCAACGCCACGGCCATCCGAGTGCTGTGGCGCTCGCCCACGCCCGGCCGGCAGCACGGGCAGATCCGCGGCTACCAGGTCCACTATGTGCGCATGGAAGGCGCTGAGGCCCGCGGGCCACCGCGCATCAAGGACATCATGCTGGCAGATGCCCAG GAAATGGTGATCACGAACCTACAGCCTGAGACTGCTTACTCTATCACAGTAGCCGCGTACACCATGAAAGGTGATGGCGCTCGCAGCAAGCCGAAGGTGGTGGTGACCAAGGGAGCAG TGCTGGGCCGCCCCACCCTGTCGGTGCAGCAGACCCCCGAGGGCAGCCTGCTGGCGCGCTGGGAGCCCCCCGCGGATGTGGCTGAGGACCCTGTGCTCGGCTACCGCCTGCAGTTCGGGCGTGAAGACGCGGCACCAGCCACGCTGGAACTAGCGGCGTGGGAGCGGCGGTTCGCAGCGCCTGCACACAAGGGCGCCACCTACGTGTTTCGGCTGGCGGCGCGCGGACGCGCGgggctgggagaggaggcagcGGCGGCGCTGAGCATCCCCGAGGACGCCCCGCGCGGCTTCCCGCAGATCCTGGGTGCCGCGGGCAACGCGTCCGCGGGCTCTGTGCTGCTGCGCTGGCTGCCGCCCGTGCCCGCCGAGCGCAACGGCGCCATCGTCAAGTACACGGTGTCCGTCCGGGAGGCTGGCGCCCCGGGGCCCGCGACCGAGACGGAGTTGACGGCGGCGGCCGAGCCGGGGGCGGAGACGGCGCTCACGTTGCAGGGGCTGCGGCCGGAGACGGCCTACGAGCTGCGCGTGCGAGCGCACACGCGCCGGGGTCCGGGCCCCTTCTCACCCCCGCTGCGCTACAGTCTCGCGCGGGACCCAG TCTCCCCCAAGAACTTCAAGGTGAAAATGATCATGAAGACGTCAGTGCTGCTGAGCTGGGAGTTCCCCGACAACTACAACTCACCCACGCCCTATAAG ATTCAGTACAACGGGCTCACACTGGACGTGGATGGCCGCACCACCAAGAAGCTGATCACTCACCTCAAGCCACACACCTTCTATAACTTCGTGCTCACCAACCGTGGCAGCAGCTTGGGTGGCCTGCAGCAAACCGTCACCGCCAGGACCGCCTTCAACATGCTCAGTGGCAAACCTAGTGTCGCCCCGAAGCCCGACAATGACGGCTTCATTGTGGTCTACCTGCCTGACGGCCAGAGCCCTGTGACCGTGCA GAACTACTTCATTGTGATGGTCCCGTTGCGCAAGACTCGTGGCGGCCAGTTCCCGATCCTGATGGGTAGTCCTGAGGACATGGATTTGGAAGAG CTCATCCAGGACATCTCCCGGCTGCAGAGGCGCAGCCTGCGCCACTCACGCCAGCTGGAAGTGCCCCGGCCCTACATTGCCGCCCGTTTCTCCATCCTGCCAGCTGTCTTCCATCCAGGGAACCAGAAGCAATATGGCGGTTTTGACAACCGCGGCTTGGAGCCAGGCCACCGCTATGTCCTCTTTGTGCTTGCGGTGTTGCAGAAGAATGAGCCT ACGTTCGCAGCCAGTCCCTTCTCAGACCCGTTCCAGCTGGACAACCCCGACCCCCAGCCCATCGTGGACGGTGAGGAGGGCCTCATCTGGGTGATCGGGCCCGTGCTGGCCGTTGTCTTCATCATCTGCATCGTGATCGCCATCCTGCTGTACAAGAA CAAACCTGACAG TAAACGCAAGGACTCTGAGCCCCGCACCAAATGCCTGCTGAACAACGCTGACCTCACCCCGCATCACCCCAAGGACCCTGTGGAAATGCGGCGAATCAACTTCCAGACACCAG GCATGCTCAGCCACCCGCCCATCCCCATCGCAGACATGGCTGAGCACATGGAGAGACTTAAAGCCAACGACAGCCTGAAGCTCTCGCAGGAGTACGAG TCCATCGACCCCGGGCAGCAGTTCACCTGGGAACATTCAAACCTGGAGGCCAACAAGCCAAAGAACCGCTACGCCAACGTCATCGCCTATGACCACTCCCGCGTCATCCTGCAGCCCCttgaag GCATCATGGGTAGTGATTACATCAACGCCAACTATGTGGATGGCTACCGTCGGCAGAACGCGTACATCGCCACACAGGGGCCCCTGCCCGAGACCTTTGGGGACTTCTGGCGGATGGTGTGGGAGCAGCGGTCGGCCACTGTGGTCATGATGACGCGGCTGGAGGAGAAGTCACGG ATCAAATGTGACCAGTACTGGCCTAACCGAGGCACAGAGACATACGGCTTCATCCAGGTCACCCTGCTGGACACCATGGAGCTGGCCACCTTCTGCGTCAGGACCTTTTCCCTACACAAG AATGGCTCAAGTGAGAAGCGTGAGGTGCGCCATTTCCAATTCACAGCATGGCCGGACCACGGGGTGCCCGAGTACCCCACTCCCTTCCTGGCATTCCTGCGCAGAGTCAAGACCTGCAACCCACCTGACGCAGGCCCCATTGTGGTCCACTGCAG TGCGGGCGTGGGCCGCACAGGCTGCTTCATCGTCATCGACGCCATGCTGGAGCGCATCAAGACTGAGAAGACGGTGGATGTGTATGGGCACGTGACACTCATGCGGTCGCAGCGGAACTACATGGTGCAGACTGAGGATCAGTACAGCTTCATCCACGAAGCTCTGCTGGAGGCCGTGGGCTGCGGCAACACCGAGGTCCCTGCGCGCAGTCTCTACACCTACATCCAGAAGCTGGCCCAGGTGGAACCTGGCGAGCACGTCACGGGCATGGAGCTGGAGTTCAAG AGGCTTGCCAGCTCCAAGGCACACACTTCGCGCTTTGTCACCGCCAGCCTGCCTTGCAACAAGTTTAAGAACCGCCTGGTGAACATCCTGCCGTACGAGAGCTCCCGCGTGTGCCTGCAGCCCATCCGCGGCGTTGAGGGCTCCGACTACATCAATGCCAGCTTCATTGATGGCTACAG GCAGCAGAAAGCCTACATTGCGACGCAGGGGCCGCtggcagagaccacggaggactTCTGGCGCGCGCTGTGGGAGAACAACTCCACCATTGTTGTAATGCTCACCAAGCTCCGGGAGATGGGCCGG GAGAAATGCCACCAGTACTGGCCCGCCGAGCGCTCTGCCCGCTACCAGTACTTCGTGGTGGACCCAATGGCAGAGTACAACATGCCGCAGTATATTCTCCGCGAGTTCAAGGTCACGGATGCCCGG GATGGCCAGTCCCGGACCGTTCGACAGTTCCAGTTCACGGACTGGCCAGAGCAGGGCGCGCCCAAGTCAGGCGAAGGCTTCATCGACTTCATCGGCCAAGTGCATAAGACCAAGGAGCAGTTTGGCCAGGACGGGCCCATCTCGGTGCACTGCAG CGCTGGAGTGGGCAGGACAGGCGTGTTCATCACCCTGAGTATCGTGCTGGAGCGGATGCGGTATGAGGGTGTGGTGGACATTTTCCAGACAGTGAAGGTGCTTCGGACCCAGAGGCCCGCCATGGTGCAGACGGAG GACGAGTACCAGTTCTGCTTCCAGGCGGCGCTGGAATACCTGGGCAGCTTTGACCATTATGCAACATAA
- the Ptprs gene encoding receptor-type tyrosine-protein phosphatase S isoform X3, translated as MAPTWSPSVASVVGPVGLFLILLTRGCTAEEPPRFIKEPKDQIGVSGGVASFVCQATGDPKPRVTWNKKGKKVNSQRFETIDFDESSGAVLRIQPLRTPRDENVYECVAQNSVGEITVHAKLTVLREDQLPPGFPNIDMGPQLKVVERTRTATMLCAASGNPDPEITWFKDFLPVDPSASNGRIKQLRSGALQIESSEETDQGKYECVATNSAGVRYSSPANLYVRVRRVAPRFSILPMSHEIMPGGNVNITCVAVGSPMPYVKWMQGAEDLTPEDDMPVGRNVLELTDVKDSANYTCVAMSSLGVIEAVAQITVKSLPKAPGTPVVTENTATSITVTWDSGNPDPVSYYVIEYKSKSQDGPYQIKEDITTTRYSIGGLSPNSEYEIWVSAVNSIGQGPPSESVVTRTGEQAPASAPRNVQARMLSATTMIVQWEEPVEPNGLIRGYRVYYTMEPEHPVGNWQKHNVDDSLLTTVGSLLEDETYTVRVLAFTSVGDGPLSDPIQVKTQQGVPGQPMNLRAEAKSETSIGLSWSAPRQESVIKYELLFREGDRGREVGRTFDPTTAFVVEDLKPNTEYAFRLAARSPQGLGAFTAVVRQRTLQAISPKNFKVKMIMKTSVLLSWEFPDNYNSPTPYKIQYNGLTLDVDGRTTKKLITHLKPHTFYNFVLTNRGSSLGGLQQTVTARTAFNMLSGKPSVAPKPDNDGFIVVYLPDGQSPVTVQNYFIVMVPLRKTRGGQFPILMGSPEDMDLEELIQDISRLQRRSLRHSRQLEVPRPYIAARFSILPAVFHPGNQKQYGGFDNRGLEPGHRYVLFVLAVLQKNEPTFAASPFSDPFQLDNPDPQPIVDGEEGLIWVIGPVLAVVFIICIVIAILLYKNKPDSKRKDSEPRTKCLLNNADLTPHHPKDPVEMRRINFQTPGMLSHPPIPIADMAEHMERLKANDSLKLSQEYESIDPGQQFTWEHSNLEANKPKNRYANVIAYDHSRVILQPLEGIMGSDYINANYVDGYRRQNAYIATQGPLPETFGDFWRMVWEQRSATVVMMTRLEEKSRIKCDQYWPNRGTETYGFIQVTLLDTMELATFCVRTFSLHKNGSSEKREVRHFQFTAWPDHGVPEYPTPFLAFLRRVKTCNPPDAGPIVVHCSAGVGRTGCFIVIDAMLERIKTEKTVDVYGHVTLMRSQRNYMVQTEDQYSFIHEALLEAVGCGNTEVPARSLYTYIQKLAQVEPGEHVTGMELEFKRLASSKAHTSRFVTASLPCNKFKNRLVNILPYESSRVCLQPIRGVEGSDYINASFIDGYRQQKAYIATQGPLAETTEDFWRALWENNSTIVVMLTKLREMGREKCHQYWPAERSARYQYFVVDPMAEYNMPQYILREFKVTDARDGQSRTVRQFQFTDWPEQGAPKSGEGFIDFIGQVHKTKEQFGQDGPISVHCSAGVGRTGVFITLSIVLERMRYEGVVDIFQTVKVLRTQRPAMVQTEDEYQFCFQAALEYLGSFDHYAT; from the exons ATGGCGCCCACCTGGAGTCCCAGCGTGGCGTCTGTGGTGGGTCCCGTGGGGCTCTTCCTCATACTGCTGACCAGAGGATGCACCGCTGAAG AGCCACCCAGGTTTATCAAAGAGCCCAAGGACCAGATCGGTGTGTCGGGAGGTGTGGCCTCCTTCGTGTGCCAGGCCACAGGCGACCCTAAGCCACGGGTGACTTGGAACAAGAAGGGCAAGAAAGTGAACTCACAGCGCTTTGAG ACCATCGACTTTGACGAGAGCTCTGGGGCAGTGCTGAGGATCCAGCCGCTGCGGACACCCCGAGATGAGAACGTGTACGAGTGTGTGGCCCAGAACTCGGTGGGGGAAATCACAGTTCACGCGAAGCTGACTGTTCTCCGAG AGGACCAGCTGCCCCCTGGCTTCCCCAACATTGACATGGGTCCCCAGCTGAAAGTTGTGGAGCGCACGCGCACAGCCACCATGCTCTGTGCCGCCAGCGGGAACCCTGACCCCGAGATCACCTGGTTCAAGGACTTCCTGCCCGTGGACCCCAGTGCCAGCAATGGGCGCATCAAGCAGCTTCGATCAG GTGCCCTGCAGATCGAGAGCAGCGAGGAGACCGACCAGGGCAAGTACGAGTGCGTGGCCACCAACAGCGCCGGCGTTCGCTACTCATCACCCGCCAACCTCTACGTGCGAG TCCGCCGTGTGGCCCCCCGCTTCTCCATCCTGCCCATGAGCCACGAGATTATGCCCGGTGGGAACGTGAATATCACTTGTGTGGCCGTGGGCTCACCCATGCCCTACGTGAAGTGGATGCAGGGGGCCGAAGACCTGACGCCCGAGGATGACATGCCCGTGGGTCGgaatgttctagaactcactgatGTCAAGGACTCAGCCAACTACACGTGTGTGGCCATGTCCAGCCTTGGTGTGATTGAGGCTGTGGCTCAGATCACTGTGAAGT CTCTCCCCAAAGCCCCTGGGACTCCTGTGGTGACGGAGAACACCGCCACCAGTATCACCGTCACATGGGACTCAGGCAACCCCGATCCAGTGTCCTACTACGTGATTGAGTATAAGTCCAAAAGCCAGGATGGGCCGTATCAGATCAAAGAGGACATCACCACCACACGCTATAGCATCGGGGGCCTGAGCCCCAATTCCGAGTATGAGATCTGGGTGTCAGCTGTTAACTCCATCGGCCAGGGTCCCCCCAGCGAGTCAGTGGTGACCCGCACAGGCGAGCAGGCACCGGCCAGTGCGCCCAGGAATGTGCAGGCACGCATGCTCAGCGCGACCACCATGATAGTGCAGTGGGAGGAGCCGGTGGAGCCCAATGGCCTGATCCGCGGCTACCGCGTCTACTACACCATGGAACCCGAACACCCAGTGGGCAACTGGCAAAAGCACAATGTGGATGACAGCCTGCTGACCACCGTGGGCAGCCTGCTGGAGGACGAGACCTACACCGTGCGCGTGCTGGCCTTCACCTCGGTGGGCGACGGGCCGCTGTCAGACCCCATCCAGGTCAAGACGCAGCAGGGAG TGCCTGGCCAGCCCATGAACCTACGGGCAGAGGCCAAGTCTGAGACTAGCATTGGGCTCTCGTGGAGCGCGCCGAGGCAGGAGAGTGTCATTAAGTATGAACTGCTCTTCCGTGAGGGCGACCGAGGCCGAGAG GTGGGGCGCACCTTCGACCCAACCACGGCGTTTGTGGTGGAGGACCTCAAGCCCAACACGGAGTATGCTTTCCGGCTGGCGGCGCGCTCGCCGCAGGGCCTGGGCGCCTTCACCGCGGTCGTGCGCCAGCGCACGCTGCAGGCCA TCTCCCCCAAGAACTTCAAGGTGAAAATGATCATGAAGACGTCAGTGCTGCTGAGCTGGGAGTTCCCCGACAACTACAACTCACCCACGCCCTATAAG ATTCAGTACAACGGGCTCACACTGGACGTGGATGGCCGCACCACCAAGAAGCTGATCACTCACCTCAAGCCACACACCTTCTATAACTTCGTGCTCACCAACCGTGGCAGCAGCTTGGGTGGCCTGCAGCAAACCGTCACCGCCAGGACCGCCTTCAACATGCTCAGTGGCAAACCTAGTGTCGCCCCGAAGCCCGACAATGACGGCTTCATTGTGGTCTACCTGCCTGACGGCCAGAGCCCTGTGACCGTGCA GAACTACTTCATTGTGATGGTCCCGTTGCGCAAGACTCGTGGCGGCCAGTTCCCGATCCTGATGGGTAGTCCTGAGGACATGGATTTGGAAGAG CTCATCCAGGACATCTCCCGGCTGCAGAGGCGCAGCCTGCGCCACTCACGCCAGCTGGAAGTGCCCCGGCCCTACATTGCCGCCCGTTTCTCCATCCTGCCAGCTGTCTTCCATCCAGGGAACCAGAAGCAATATGGCGGTTTTGACAACCGCGGCTTGGAGCCAGGCCACCGCTATGTCCTCTTTGTGCTTGCGGTGTTGCAGAAGAATGAGCCT ACGTTCGCAGCCAGTCCCTTCTCAGACCCGTTCCAGCTGGACAACCCCGACCCCCAGCCCATCGTGGACGGTGAGGAGGGCCTCATCTGGGTGATCGGGCCCGTGCTGGCCGTTGTCTTCATCATCTGCATCGTGATCGCCATCCTGCTGTACAAGAA CAAACCTGACAG TAAACGCAAGGACTCTGAGCCCCGCACCAAATGCCTGCTGAACAACGCTGACCTCACCCCGCATCACCCCAAGGACCCTGTGGAAATGCGGCGAATCAACTTCCAGACACCAG GCATGCTCAGCCACCCGCCCATCCCCATCGCAGACATGGCTGAGCACATGGAGAGACTTAAAGCCAACGACAGCCTGAAGCTCTCGCAGGAGTACGAG TCCATCGACCCCGGGCAGCAGTTCACCTGGGAACATTCAAACCTGGAGGCCAACAAGCCAAAGAACCGCTACGCCAACGTCATCGCCTATGACCACTCCCGCGTCATCCTGCAGCCCCttgaag GCATCATGGGTAGTGATTACATCAACGCCAACTATGTGGATGGCTACCGTCGGCAGAACGCGTACATCGCCACACAGGGGCCCCTGCCCGAGACCTTTGGGGACTTCTGGCGGATGGTGTGGGAGCAGCGGTCGGCCACTGTGGTCATGATGACGCGGCTGGAGGAGAAGTCACGG ATCAAATGTGACCAGTACTGGCCTAACCGAGGCACAGAGACATACGGCTTCATCCAGGTCACCCTGCTGGACACCATGGAGCTGGCCACCTTCTGCGTCAGGACCTTTTCCCTACACAAG AATGGCTCAAGTGAGAAGCGTGAGGTGCGCCATTTCCAATTCACAGCATGGCCGGACCACGGGGTGCCCGAGTACCCCACTCCCTTCCTGGCATTCCTGCGCAGAGTCAAGACCTGCAACCCACCTGACGCAGGCCCCATTGTGGTCCACTGCAG TGCGGGCGTGGGCCGCACAGGCTGCTTCATCGTCATCGACGCCATGCTGGAGCGCATCAAGACTGAGAAGACGGTGGATGTGTATGGGCACGTGACACTCATGCGGTCGCAGCGGAACTACATGGTGCAGACTGAGGATCAGTACAGCTTCATCCACGAAGCTCTGCTGGAGGCCGTGGGCTGCGGCAACACCGAGGTCCCTGCGCGCAGTCTCTACACCTACATCCAGAAGCTGGCCCAGGTGGAACCTGGCGAGCACGTCACGGGCATGGAGCTGGAGTTCAAG AGGCTTGCCAGCTCCAAGGCACACACTTCGCGCTTTGTCACCGCCAGCCTGCCTTGCAACAAGTTTAAGAACCGCCTGGTGAACATCCTGCCGTACGAGAGCTCCCGCGTGTGCCTGCAGCCCATCCGCGGCGTTGAGGGCTCCGACTACATCAATGCCAGCTTCATTGATGGCTACAG GCAGCAGAAAGCCTACATTGCGACGCAGGGGCCGCtggcagagaccacggaggactTCTGGCGCGCGCTGTGGGAGAACAACTCCACCATTGTTGTAATGCTCACCAAGCTCCGGGAGATGGGCCGG GAGAAATGCCACCAGTACTGGCCCGCCGAGCGCTCTGCCCGCTACCAGTACTTCGTGGTGGACCCAATGGCAGAGTACAACATGCCGCAGTATATTCTCCGCGAGTTCAAGGTCACGGATGCCCGG GATGGCCAGTCCCGGACCGTTCGACAGTTCCAGTTCACGGACTGGCCAGAGCAGGGCGCGCCCAAGTCAGGCGAAGGCTTCATCGACTTCATCGGCCAAGTGCATAAGACCAAGGAGCAGTTTGGCCAGGACGGGCCCATCTCGGTGCACTGCAG CGCTGGAGTGGGCAGGACAGGCGTGTTCATCACCCTGAGTATCGTGCTGGAGCGGATGCGGTATGAGGGTGTGGTGGACATTTTCCAGACAGTGAAGGTGCTTCGGACCCAGAGGCCCGCCATGGTGCAGACGGAG GACGAGTACCAGTTCTGCTTCCAGGCGGCGCTGGAATACCTGGGCAGCTTTGACCATTATGCAACATAA